Proteins found in one Micromonospora sp. WMMD1082 genomic segment:
- a CDS encoding FKBP-type peptidyl-prolyl cis-trans isomerase, whose protein sequence is MSERAGGQESKAGRRLAEQLAAQKAAEAKRRRQAWAGAFAGVAVVAVLITVFVIVGQRGDDSPEQAAGTPSPSAEVPTDPGAPPAPPLPQGADPALGSKPTVAAGEGELTKLTVTPLIEGTGPKVEAGQSITTNYVGVFFENGEEFDSSWVRGQPATFPIGVGQVIEGWDKGLVGVTVGSRVQLDIPAEQAYGDGEGGRPGGPLRFVVDILAAE, encoded by the coding sequence GTGAGCGAGCGCGCGGGCGGGCAGGAGAGCAAGGCAGGGCGGCGACTGGCCGAACAGCTGGCCGCCCAGAAGGCGGCCGAGGCCAAGCGCCGCAGGCAGGCCTGGGCGGGCGCGTTCGCCGGCGTCGCCGTGGTCGCGGTGCTGATCACCGTGTTCGTGATCGTCGGCCAGCGCGGCGACGACTCCCCCGAACAGGCCGCCGGCACCCCGTCCCCCTCGGCGGAGGTCCCGACCGATCCGGGCGCGCCGCCGGCCCCCCCGTTGCCGCAGGGGGCCGACCCGGCCCTGGGCAGCAAGCCGACCGTCGCCGCCGGTGAGGGCGAGCTGACCAAGCTCACCGTGACCCCGCTGATCGAGGGCACCGGGCCGAAGGTAGAGGCCGGCCAGTCGATCACCACGAACTACGTCGGCGTGTTCTTCGAGAACGGCGAGGAGTTCGACTCCTCCTGGGTGCGGGGACAGCCGGCCACCTTCCCGATCGGGGTCGGGCAGGTCATCGAGGGCTGGGACAAGGGCCTCGTCGGGGTGACCGTGGGCAGCCGGGTGCAGCTGGACATCCCCGCCGAGCAGGCGTACGGCGACGGGGAGGGCGGGCGGCCGGGTGGCCCGCTGCGCTTCGTGGTGGACATCCTCGCCGCCGAGTGA